In Ammospiza caudacuta isolate bAmmCau1 chromosome 2, bAmmCau1.pri, whole genome shotgun sequence, a genomic segment contains:
- the PDXK gene encoding pyridoxal kinase → MEPECRVLSIQSHVVRGYVGNKAATFPLQVLGFEVDTVNSVQFSNHTGYAHWKGQVLNSDELHELYEGLKLNKVNRYDYVLTGYTRDTSFLAMVVDIVQELKQQNSNLVYVCDPVMGDKWNGEGSMYVPKDLLPVYRDKVVPVADIITPNQFEAELLTGRKIYTEKDALEVMDMLHAMGPETVVITSSDLQAPLGNDYLIALGSHQKTKADGTRITQRIRVESPKVDAVFVGTGDLFAAMLLAWTHKHPNNLKVACEKTVSAMQHVLQRTIKSAKVQAGEGNKPNSAQLELRMVQSKKDIENPEIIVKATVL, encoded by the exons GTTTTGGGATTTGAAGTTGACACGGTGAACTCTGTCCAGTTTTCAAACCACACAG GCTATGCCCACTGGAAGGGTCAGGTGCTGAATTCAGATGAGCTGCATGAACTCTACGAGGGGCTGAAGCTGAACAAGGTCAACCGCTACGATTATGTGCTCACAG gGTATACAAGAGACACATCATTTCTGGCAATGGTGGTGGATATTGTCCAGGAGTTGAAGCAACAGAATTCCAACCTCGTGTATG tgtgtgATCCAGTGATGGGTGACAAGTGGAATGGAGAAGGCTCTATG tatGTGCCCAAGGATCTCCTGCCAGTCTACAGGGACAAAGTTGTACCTGTTGCAGATATAATCACTCCTAACCAGTTTGAAGCTGA GTTACTCACAGGCAGGAAGATTTACACAGAAAAAGATGCACTGGAG GTAATGGATATGCTCCATGCCATGGGACCAGAGACTGTGGTGATCACAAGCTCAGATCTACAGGCACCTCTGGGAAATGACTACCTGATTGCTCTGGGAAGCCACCAAAAAA CTAAAGCAGATGGTACCAGGATAACACAGAGAATTCGAGTGGAGTCTCCCAAAGTGGATGCTGTCTTTGTGGGAACAGGAGACTTGTTTGCTGCTATGCTTCTGGCATGGACACACAAGCACCCAAACAATTTGAAG GTGGCATGTGAAAAGACTGTGTCAGCCATGCAGCACGTTCTGCAAAGGACCATTAAGAGTGCAAAAG TGCaagctggagaaggaaacaAACCAAACTCAGCCCAGCTGGAACTGAGAATGGTCCAAAGCAAAAAGGACATAGAAAACCCAGAGATCATAGTGAAAGCCACCGTGTTATAA